Proteins encoded by one window of Carettochelys insculpta isolate YL-2023 chromosome 10, ASM3395843v1, whole genome shotgun sequence:
- the PPP1R2 gene encoding protein phosphatase inhibitor 2 produces the protein MAAPAPSTSGAAGRGPIKGILKKRSASGSAQPPAPPPRRPSPGPAEDEHSKKSQKWDEMNILATYHPAGKDYGLMKIDEPSTPYHSMVGEDDEDAVSDSELNEPLTADVLAKKLAVAAEGKGPKILAQEESSEEEDDDEELSPEEREKRKQFEMKRKMHYNEGRNIKLARQLIAKELHGEEEDEDDEDQEMHDAVDVENMSTETPESAHATNDQLENSVHSIEEICPEL, from the exons ATGGCGGCCCCGGCCCCCTCCACGTCGGGCGCGGCGGGCCGCGGGCCCATCAAAGGCATCCTCAAGAAGCGGAGCGCGAGCGGCAGCGCGCAGCCACCAGCGCCGCCCCCGCGCCGCCCCAGCCCCGGGCCCGCCGAGGACGAGCACAG TAAAAAATCCCAGAAGTGGGATGAAATGAATATCCTAGCTACGTACCATCCAGCAGGCAAGGACTATGGTTTAATGAAAATAGATGAACCGAGCACTCCTTACCATAG TATGGTAGGAGAGGATGATGAAGATGCAGTGAGTGATTCGGAATTGAACGAACCCCTAACAGCAGATGTATTAGCTAAAAA GTTAGCAGTGGCAGCTGAAGGTAAAGGACCCAAGATTCTAGCGCAAGAGGAGTCCAGTGAGGAggaggatgatgatgaagagCTATCACCTGAAGAACGag aaaaaagGAAACAGTTTGAAATGAAGAGAAAAATGCATTACAATGAAGGACGAAATATTAAACTGGCTAGGCAGCTAATTGCAAAGGAACTACAtggtgaagaggaggatgaggatgaTGAAGATCAAGAGATGCATGATGCTGTAGATGTAGAAAACATGAGTACAGAAACCCCAGAATCTG